In one Pseudarthrobacter oxydans genomic region, the following are encoded:
- a CDS encoding metalloregulator ArsR/SmtB family transcription factor gives MVTDDVFAVIAESTRRDILVSLRSGDKAVGELVEELAASQPTISKHLKVLREAQLVSMRAQGQKRYYALNRKPLEGIASWLETLDVGSAAPAPAAAAGAATDAKRAEPAPAQARKAAAAHKEAATAGAVAAEAVSAGVLARDGADLSPAVVIPGGTTAPLSDDSVPQQIGRTVGRAATKAADLLANLPNLPKFGRKK, from the coding sequence ATGGTGACAGACGACGTATTTGCCGTCATAGCGGAATCGACCCGGCGGGACATCCTCGTCTCCCTCCGTTCCGGAGACAAGGCCGTGGGCGAACTGGTGGAGGAACTGGCGGCAAGCCAGCCCACCATTTCCAAGCACCTCAAAGTCCTCCGCGAAGCCCAGCTGGTGAGCATGAGGGCCCAGGGGCAGAAGCGCTACTACGCACTGAACCGTAAGCCGCTGGAGGGGATTGCCAGCTGGCTGGAAACGCTCGACGTCGGTTCGGCGGCACCGGCGCCGGCTGCGGCAGCCGGCGCGGCCACTGACGCCAAGCGGGCCGAACCTGCGCCCGCGCAAGCCAGGAAGGCGGCTGCCGCACACAAGGAGGCCGCGACCGCCGGCGCAGTAGCGGCCGAGGCTGTGTCCGCCGGAGTCTTGGCGAGGGACGGTGCGGACCTGAGTCCCGCCGTCGTGATTCCCGGCGGAACCACCGCGCCACTGAGTGATGACAGCGTGCCCCAGCAGATCGGCAGGACCGTGGGGCGCGCCGCCACCAAGGCCGCGGATCTCCTGGCCAACCTCCCCAACCTGCCGAAGTTCGGCCGGAAGAAGTAG